DNA sequence from the Sphingomonas bisphenolicum genome:
GAGTGCATCCATGTCTATTCACTGATCCACGATGATCTGCCGGCGATGGACGATGACGACCTGCGCCGTGGCAAGCCGACCGTCCACAAGGCCTATGACGAAGCGACGGCGATCCTGGCAGGCGATTGCCTGCACGACCTGGCGTTCGAAGTGCTGGCCGACGAACAGACGCACCCCGATCCGTTCGTGCGGATCGAACTGGTGAGGGCGCTGGCCGTATCGAGCGGGCCGGCCGGCATGGCGGGCGGCCAGATGATGGACCTGGAGGCGGAAAAGACCCGCTTCGACCTGGCGACCGTTACGCGGCTCCAGAATCTCAAGACCGGGGCGCTGATCGCCTTTTGCGTGGAGGCTGCCGCGATCATGGCGCGGTTGCCGCATGAGGCGCGCACGGGGCTGCATGGCTATGCCCGCGATATCGGCCTCGCCTTCCAGATCGCCGACGACCTGCTGGACGTGGAGGGCGACGCGGCGCTGGCGGGCAAGGCGCTGGGCAAGGATGCGGCGGCGGGCAAGGAGACGTTCGTGTCGCTGCTGGGCGTGGAGCGGGCGCGCGAACAGGCGCATATGCTGGTCGCCCAGGCCAAGGCGCATCTGCGCGGGGCTGGCGCGGAGGCCGACCTGCTGCGCGCGATCGCCGACTATATCGTGGAGAGGGACCGCTAACGTCATGAGCAAACAGCGTATCGGCGTCTATCCGGGCACGTTCGACCCCATCACGCTCGGCCATATGGACATCATCCGGCGGGGCGCGAAGCTGGTCGACAAGCTGGTGATCGGCGTCACGACCAACATCAGCAAGTCGCCGATGTTCTCCGACGAGGAACGGCTGGAGATGGTGCGGCGCGAATGTGCCGGCATCGATACCGAAATCGTCGTCACCGGCTTCAATTCGCTGCTGATGGACTTTGCCGAATCGCAGAGCGCCAGCGTCATCATCCGGGGGCTTCGTGCGGTGGCGGACTTCGAATATGAATATCAGATGGCGGGCATGAACCAGCAGATCAATGGCCGGATCGAGACGGTTTTCCTGATGGCGGACGTGTCGTTGCAGCCGATCGCGTCGCGCCTGGTCAAGGAAATCGCGCTTTATGGCGGGCCGATCCACAAATTCGTCAGCCCGACCGTGCGCGATGAAGTGGTCGCACGGGTCGAGAAGATCGGGCGCAAGGGCGGGGTTTGAGTTTTACTCAGCCTGCGTTCAGTTGCCAATCGCGATCAGCGCGCTATCAGGGCGGCTTGCCCCGTCGGCCTAAGAGATCAAGGAAGTCCTACCCCATGCGTTTCACCTGCGCGCTCAAGACCGTTGCGATCGGCGTCGCCCTTACTGCGTCCGGCCTGGCCTATGCCCAGGGCGGCGGCGGGGGCGGCGGCGCGGATGCGAAGAAGGCGGAGGCCGCCGCGCGCGCGCAGGAAAACGCCAAGTCGCTGGACACCAATCTCAAGCCCCAGTTGCCGCCCGCCACCGTGCCGGCCGATCCACAGAATATCTGGGATCTGGACCTGTCGAGCGGCGGCCGCGTCCGCATCCAGTTGCGCCCCGACATCGCGCCGGCCCATGTCGAGCGGATCAAGGAACTGACGCGCCAGGGCTTCTATAACGGCCTGAAATTCCACCGTGTCATCCCCGGCTTCATGGCGCAGGGCGGCGATCCCAAGGGGGATGGCACCGGCGGTTCGACGCTGCCGGACCTGAAGGCCGAATTCAACCCGATGCCGCATCTGCGCGGCACCGTGTCGATGGCCCGCGCCCAGAGCGAGGATAGCGCCAACAGCCAGTTCTTCATCGTGCTGCTGCCGCGGATGCAGCTCGACAAGAAATATACCGTCTTCGGTCGCGTCATCGAAGGGATGAACTATGTCGATGCGATCGCGCAGGGCGAGCCGCCGGCCAACCCGACCGTGATCCTGCAGGCGTCGATCGACAGCGATGGCAAGCCGCCGGTGACCGCCGCGCCGCCGCCGCCCGCGCCGCCGGTGTCGATCATCGATACGCCCGCACCCAAGCCCGCTGCGGCGAAAAAGCCCGCGCCCAAGAAGAAATAAGCCGGTTCGTCCGGCGGATTGCCCATGCGCGTAGACCTGTTCGATTTCGACCTGCCGCCCGAGAATATCGCGCTGCGGCCCGCGACACCGCGCGACAGCGCGCGGCTATTGCTGGTGCCCTGCGAGGGGGCGATGGAAGACCGGATCGTGCGCGACCTGCCGTCGCTGCTGCGCGCGGGCGACGTGCTGGTGTTCAACGATACGAAGGTCATTCCTGCCCAGTTGGAGGGGAAGCGCGGCGAGGCGCGAATCGGCGCGACACTGCACAAAAGGCAGGGGCTGCGCCAGTGGCAGGCCTTCCTGCGCAATGCCAAGCGGGTGCGGGCGGGGGACCGGATCGATTTCGGCGCGGGCGTCACCGCCATTGCCGGGCCACGCGACGAGGATGGCGGCGTGACGCTGGACTTCGAGGGCGATGAGTCGGTGGAGCTGTTGCTGGAGCGGGCCGGGCAGATGCCGCTGCCGCCCTATATTGCCAGCAAGCGCCCGACCGACGAGCGCGACCGCAGCGATTACCAGACCATGTTCGCGCGGGAGGATGGCGCGGTCGCCGCGCCCACCGCCGCGCTGCATTTCACGACCGATCTGATGGCGGCGCTGGCCGGGGCGGGCGTCGCGACCGAGACGCTGACCCTGCATGTGGGCGCGGGCACATTCCTGCCGGTCAAGGCGGACGATACCGACGACCATCGGATGCACGCCGAATGGGGCCGTATCGATGCAACGACCGCGGAGCGGTTGAACGCGGCGCGTGCTGCGGGCGGACGACTGATCGCGGTCGGCACCACGTCGCTACGGTTGCTGGAAAGCGCCGTCGGCGACGATGGTATCATCCGCCCCTTCGCGGACGAAACGCGCATCTTCATCACGCCCGGCTACCGCTTCAAGGCGGTTGACGGGCTGATGACCAATTTCCACCTCCCCAGATCCACGCTGTTCATGCTTGTGTCGGCGCTGATGGGGACGGAGCGGATGCGCGACGCCTACGACCATGCGATCGAGGCGGGCTATCGCTTCTATTCCTATGGGGATTCGTCGCTCCTGCTGCCGCCGCGCAGCATTTAGGCACGCCGACGCCGGATCAGGTTGACCATGCCATATCCGATCGCGGCCAGCAGGCCGAGCTTGCCTGCGGTCTTGGCTGCGCCCGACGCGGCATAGCCCAAGATCGCGCCCTTAACGCCGCTGTCGCCGTCCTTCCGATCGATCGCCGCGCCGATGGCCGTGCCTGCCAGATTCTTCATGTCTAAACTCCGTTATTGCAGCAGGGGAGCGTTCCACGGCGGGCAAAGTTCCGCCGGGCGATTGGGACGGCAAGTCGGTTCGCGGTTGGTTCATGCGCCTCATGCCGTGTGTCGACGGTCAATAGGAGGAGCAGGTCCATGGGGACCGCGTCCCGCACAGCGCAGTCGCCCTTCGCAACCGGTTATAGTTATCACACATCGGCCGCTGACCGCTGACCGCTGACCGCTGCCAGTCTTGCACGAGCCGGCCCGCGCGTCGCCTGTCAGGCACCAGGCGGTGACGAGGGGCCGTAAGCGTTGCGCGCGCTATCTTGACTGTCAGCCTTTGCCGACGAACAGGAAGCCGACCGCACCCATGATGCAGGCAAAGGCGGCGAGGTGGCGCCAGTGCAGCGGCTCGCCCAATACCGTCACCATGAACCCACCGAAGATGACGAGGGCTATGGCTTCCTGCGCGACCTTGAGCTGGCCCGCGCTCCAGCCGTTGGCAAAGCCGATGCGGTTGGCGGGGACGGCCAGGCAATATTCGAACAGGGCGATGCCCCAACTGATCAGGATGACCAGCAGGATCGGCTTGTCCATGCCGCCTTTCAGGTGCCAGTACCAGGCGACGGTCATGAACAGGTTGGAGACGATCAGCAGCAATATGGTCGGCATGGCAGCCTCGAACGCGATGGGGCCGCAGCCTTGGCACCGTCTGCGGGGGTGGCGCAAGCGGGCATGAAAAAAGACCCGGTCGCGTGACCGGGTCTTTTCCGCTTTCATCCATCCAGCTCAGCGATAGCGGGTGCCGCTATAGCTGGCGCTGCTGCTGCCTGAACTGCTTCCGGAACCGCTGGACGCGCTTCCGCTGCTCCAGCCATCCTGATCCCGGTCGCGATCGCCGAACAGGGCGTTCTGTTCCCGCTCGGTGCGCCAGGCGTGCTGCGCCTGCTCGGCGGTCTTTTCCAGCGTCACCTTGGTCGCGTCCACCGACTTGATCCAGCTCGAAGGGACCGAATGGTGGACGCCGCCCGCATCGCTGTCGCTCTTGGTCAGGATGATGCGGTCGCCGCGCAGCTTGTCGACGGTGCCGACATGCTCGCCGTCGCTGCCGACTACCTCATGATGTTCGCGCACCTGGCTGATCGCCTGGCGCTGTTCGCCGCGGCGGGTGCGCCAGGAGCCGAATTCGCTGTTGAAGCGGTCGCGATGTTCGCGCTGATATTCGGCATAGTCGCGGTCCAGTTCATCCACGCGCTGCTGGCGCCAGGCCTGGTAATTGCTGTCGTGGTGCGCGCCATAATCCTGCTGCGGACCATAGCCGTAGACGCGGTTGCCGTGATCCTCGTTGCCATAGCCGCTGCGTTCGCCGCTATAGGGGGCAAAGCCGCGGTTGGGCAGATAGTCGCTGCGGGCAGCCGAGGCATAGCCGAGCCGGCTCGACTGGTCGCGCGGATCGCCATAGGGGCGGTTATAATATTCGTCATATTCCCGGCGGCGCTCGGCTTCCTCGTCGCCGAACCAGCTGCGGACCTCATCCCCGGCGCGGTCGAAGAAACCGCGATCTTCGGGATCATAATCGCTGGGCGGGCGGCGATAGTCGGGGCCGCCGAACTGGCCGCGCGTGCCGTAGCGATAGCCGCGATCGTCGCGTCCATAATCGCCCGGCCGGCGATAGCGGTCGCCGCCGCGATCCCAGTTGCTGCCATATCGATCTTCGCCACCATAGCGGCGTCCGCCTTGGTAACCCATCGTCCTTCTCCTTCTTCTCATCGGGCGACGCCTGCGCGGCATCGACGGGGCATCAATGACCGGAAAAGGGCATCGTTCCGGGCGTTACGCAGGAGTAATGTCGTGCCTGTCGGGCGGTCTGCCGCGCCTGAAACTGGCCCTTTGCCAGTGGCTTGATCCAGATCAGCCGGTGACGCGCTTTTTTGTGCAAAAGGACGCGCTTTTTTGTGCAAAAGACGGTTGCATGGGCCAAATCGCTCGCTTATAGGCAGCGCTCCTTCGGGGGCCTTAGCTCAGCTGGGAGAGCGCGTCGTTCGCAATGACGAGGTCAGCGGTTCGATCCCGCTAGGCTCCACCAACCCCTTCCCAGGGTTGAACCGCAAGGACTTTACCGCTGGCGCCGGACGTGCGTAGAGCGGTTTCCATGAATATTGAAACAGATGCCGTTGAAACGGACATGGGCCGCCCGGCCGCCACGGTCGTCATCGTGCGCGACCGGCACGATGGCCCGCCAGACTTGCTGATGGTGGAGCGCGCGTCGACCATGGCCTTTGCGGCAGGCGCACTGGTCTTTCCCGGCGGCGCGGTTGACGAGGGCGATCATGCGCTGGCGCGCCGGATCGATCACGGGCTGGAGCCGGACGAGGCGGCCGGGCGCATCGCCGCCATTCGCGAGACGATCGAGGAAAGTGGGCTGGGGATCGGTCTGCGGGGCATGGTGGACGCCGCCACGGTGCTGCGGCTGCGCGATGGGTTGCATGACGGGCGGACTATGGGCGAGATGCTGGACCGGCTGGGACTGGACGTCGCACTGGATGCGCTGACGCCCTTTGCGCGCTGGCACCCTGCGCCGTTCGAGCGGGCGCGGCGGGTGTTCGATACGCGATTCTATCTGGCGCGTGCGCCGGAGGGGCAGGTGGCGAGCGTCGATACGACCGAGAATGTGCGCCTGTTCTGGAGCAGCGCGGCGGACACGCTGGCACGGGCCGATGCGGGCGAGGCGCAGGTCATCTTCCCGACGCGGCGCAATCTGGAGCGACTGGCGCTTCATGCGGATCACGATGCGCTGGTCGCCCATGCGCTGGCCTATCCGGTGGAGAAGGTGCGGCCGTGGCGGGAGGAGCGCGACGGGGAAACCCACCTCTGCATCCCCGATCATCTGGGTTATCCCGTCACCTCGGAACCGATGCGGCAGGTCCGGCGTGTTTAGGTGGTGCGACGCCTTCATCTGACCCTGCGCCGCCTGCTCTGGCTGGCGGCATCCCTCGTCCTGATCCTGCTGGCTTATGTCTGGCTAAAGCAGCGACCGCAGGATCTGCCCTGGACCGATCTGGACCTGGGGCAGCCGATCGGCCTGTTCACCGGGCGCAAGCTTGCGGCGCTGACCGGCGATGCGGCGCAATGCCGGGCGCTGCTCGACCGGGCGGGCGTGGACTATGTCGCGATGGAACCGGGCGGGGCGGACCAGTGTCGCCATGCCGATGCGGTGCGGTTGCGCGCCGACAAGGATGCCATCGCGATGGCGCCCGCGGCGGTCGCGCCGTCCTGTCCGGTGGTCGCCGCGCTCAAGCTGTGGGAATGGCAGGTGGTGCAGCCGGCCGCGCAACGCATCTATGGCGCGCCGGTGCGCAGCATCCGCCATTTCGGCAGCTATAGCTGTCGGCGCATCTATGGCCGCAGCCGGGGCGATTATAGCGAACATGCCACCGCCGACGCGATCGACATCGCCGCCTTCATGTTGAAGGACGGGCGGCAGGTCAGCGTGCTGAACGACTGGAAGGGCGAGGGGAAGGACGCCGCATTTTTGCGCGCGGTGCGCGACGGGGCATGCGGGCTGTTCTCGACCGTCTTGTCGCCCGACTATAATACCGCGCATCGCGACCATTTCCATCTGGATCAGGCGGAGCGGGGGGCGATGGGCGGACGGGCGTGTCGCTAGTATAATTCTCCCCAAGCTTGTCTTGGGGAAGAATTTACTGTCCGAAGCCTGCCTGCCGCGCGAGCGTCACCGCTTCGCGGGCGGCCGCCAGCAGCGCGCCGCTCTTGGCCTCGCATTCGCGCTGTTCATATTCGGCGGTCGAATCGGCGACGATGCCCGCGCCCGCCTGCACATGCATGACGCCGTCCTTGAGGACAGCGGTGCGCAGGACGATGCAACTGTCCATATTGCCGTCCGGCCCGAAATAGCCGACGCCGCCGGCATAGGCGCCGCGGGTTTCCGGTTCCAGTTCGGCGATGATCTCGCAGGCGCGGACCTTGGGCGCGCCCGATACGGTGCCGGCCGGGAAGCCCGCGAACAGCGCGTCGATCGCATCCTTGTCGTCGCTCAACCGGCCCACGACGTTGGACACGATATGCATGACATGGCTGTAGAATTCGACGGTGTAGCTGTCGGTCACGGTGACGCTGCCCGCCGTCGCCACGCGGCCGACATCGTTGCGGCCCAGGTCCAGCAGCATCAGATGCTCGGCCCGTTCCTTCGGATCGGCGAGCAGGCTTTCGCGATTCGCCGCATCCTCCACGGCATTCTTGCCGCGTGGGCGGGTGCCGGCGATCGGACGGATCGTGACTTCGCCGTCGCGCGCGCGAACCAGGATTTCCGGGGACGAGCCGATCAGCGCGAAGCCGGGCAGGTCGAGATAATAGAGGAAGGGCGACGGGTTGATGCGTCGCAGCGCGCGATAGAGGGCGATCGGCGGCAAAGTGAAGGGGCTGGTGAAGCGCTGGGCCAGCACAACCTGAAAAATGTCGCCCGCAACGATATAGTCCTTCGCCCGGTCCACCATCTGCGCATAGCGGCCCGGTTCCAGCACCGGCGTGACCGCGACGTCGGCGATTGCGGCTGGGGCCGGTACCGCGGGCAGGGGCGCGGCGAGGCGCGCGGCGGTGGCGTCGATCCGCTCCAGCGCTTCCGCGATGGCCCGGTCTGCATCGGTGAAGCTGCCTTTCCAGACCGGCGCGACCAGATAGAGCGCGTCGGCGAGGCGATCGAAGACGAGTATCACGGTCGGCCGCACGAACAGCATGTCGGGCACGCCGATCGGATTGGCGGCGGGGCGGGGCAGTTTTTCCACCAGCCCGACCGTCTCATAGCCGAAATAGCCGACGAGGCAGGCGAGCGCGGCCGGCAAAGCAGGGTCCATATGGGCGCGACATTCGGCGACCAGGTCGCGCAGCGTGTCGAGCGATCCCTTTTGCTGCGCGACGAAGGCGTCGCGATCGGTCGCCCATTGGCGGTTGATCTCCGCGCTTTGGCCGTTCGCGCGGAAGACCAGGTCGGGGGCGAGGCCGATCAGGCTGTGGCGGCCGCGCACCGCGCCGCCCTCCACCGATTCCAGCAGATAGTCGCCGCGATCGGGTTCGAACAATTTCAGCGCGGCGGAAATCGGCGTGTCGGTATCGGCGATCTGCCGCCGCCACACCAGCGCGGACTCGCCACGCATGAGCGCCGCGCGCGCAGTCGCTACGCCGTCTGCCGTCCCGCCGATCGCCGTCATCTTACTGCTCGCCGCTATTGGTGGCGGCCAGCGCGCTGCGGACCTGCTCCACGGCCTTGGCGTTGCGGGTGACGCCCAGTTCCTTTTCGACCGCGCGCTCGAACTGCTGGCCATATTCCTGGCCGACTACTTCGGCGAGCTGGGTGCGGACCTGGTTCAGCAAGGCCGGCTGATTCTTGGCGTCGCCGCGCTCGATCTTGTTCAGTTGCACGACGAAATAGCCGCGATCCTGGCCGATCGGCAGCGTCTTGACCGTGTTCGCCGCCATCGCAAAGAGGATGGCGACTTCGGCCGGGGGACGCTGCTCGCCGCGCATGATGTCGGCGCGGCGGCCGCCCAGCATCTGCGGCGCGGGCAGCTTGACGCCGGCCTGGGCGATGGCGTCGGCCAGTTTCGCGCCCTTGGCGACCTTCGCCTGGATCTGCTCGGCCAGCGCCTTCGCCTTCAGATTGCCGGCATTCAGCTTATATTGCGCCAGCACCAGTTGCTTGACTTCGGCCAGCGGCGGCGGTGCGGCCGTGATGATTTCGCCTGGGGCGGCGAGCGCATAACGCTTGTCCGCGGTGATCGGGATGAGCTGCGCGTCGTCGTCCGCACTCATCGCGAAGACCGGGGCGAGCAGCGGCTGGATATCGGCCGGTGCGGCATAGGCCTGGTCCTTCACCTGCTTGCCGGTGGCGAGCAGGGGCGGGCTGGTTTCCAGCTTGAGGCCGTTATCCTTCACCACTTCCTGGAAGCTGTCGCCATTGGCGATCGCATCCTCGATCTTGCCGGTGAAGTCGGACAGCAGTTGCTTTTCCTTCTGCGCGCGCAGCGCCGTGACGATCTCTCCGCGCACCGCGTCCAGCGTGCGGGCAGGGGTTTCCTTCGTCGCGGTAACGCGCAGCAGCAGCCAGCCCAGCGGTCCGCGTACCGGACCGATCAGGTCACCCTGCTTGCCAGCGAACACGCTATCGGCGACGGCCTTGCCTGCCGTGACGGTCAGCGCCTCGCGACTCTGGTCGGCCAAGGAGGATACGGCGAGGCCGGCACTCTGGGCCGCGGCGGCGAGCGACTTGCCGCCCTTCACCTGATCGGCGATCGCCTTGGCGCCCGCCTGGGTCGGCAGCACGAGCTGCTCGACGCTGCGGCTCTGCTTGGCGGCGTAGCTGGCCTTGTTCTGATTGTAGCTTGCGCTGATCTCCGCTTCGGTCGGCTGGGCCGCCTGGGCGAAACGCTCGGCATCCACCACGGCGTAGCGAATACGGCGCTGTTCCGGGATGGTGAAGCGGCTGGCGTTCTTCTTGTAATAATCGGCCAGTTGCGTGTCGGTCGGGTTCTTTTCATCGAGGAAGGCGATCGCCGGGATCGCCGCGACCGTGCCTTGACGCGCTTCGAGCAGCAGCGAGGCGTAAGGCAGGACCATGCTGTCGGTCAGCTTGACGCCCAGGCCCACCGGGGCGAGCAACTGCCGCTGGAGGATTTCGCGGCTGATGTCGTCGCGCAGCGCCTGTTCGGTCAGCCGTTCGCGGACGAGGAGGGCGCGGAAATTATCATTGCTGAAATTGCCCGCCGCGTCCTGGAAGGCGGGGATTTGCGCGATCTGCGCATCGACCAGCCGCTTGGAGATATGCACGCCCTGATCGTCGGCGAAGGCGCGCAGCGTCAGCGACGCCACCAGCTGGTCATAGACTTGGCTCCCGCCGCCCTGCGCGAAGAAATCGCCGATCTGTAGGCCGGGATTGGACCGGCGCGCATTTTCGAACACGCGCTGCACCCGGTCCTGCAATTCGGTCTGGCTCAGGGTCTGGCCCTTCGCCTTGGCCGCGGTGCCGCCGCCGCCCAGCATCGATCCCGAGCCGAACTTGCCGCTGGTGACGTCGCCCAGGATGAAGGCGCCAGCGATCACCCCCAGGAACAGGATGGCGAAAAGCGCGCCGAATTTGGATCGGATGAAGCTGCGAAAGACAGAAAGCATGGGGGTTCCGGAACTGCGGCTGTGTGGCGGCCCGCTTTAGGCGCGGATGCGCGCGGCGGCAAGGCTTGGACTGGACAAATGCGCGATCGCCGTTCATCGGCTTTTGCCAGCATCGGGACGATCCGAGGAGGCGCGATCCCATAAGGGACGCGGCGGATCGGCGCCGGGGCATCGTGCAGCAATAACCACACCTTACATACAGGGGAAACGGTCAGATGAGCAGGCGCAAGCTGGTTGTCGGCAACTGGAAGATGAACGGGATGCGCGAGCATCTGGATGAAGTGGAGGCGATCGGCGATCTGGCCGCCGCGCATCCGGCCGTCGAGGTCGGGCTGTGCCTGCCCGCGACGCTGATCATGGCCGGGTCGGAAAAGCGCGGCGCGGCGTTCATCGGCGCGCAGAACTGCCATATGGACATGAGCGGCGCCTATACCGGATCGCTGTCGGCCGAAATGCTCGCAGAAGCGGGCGCGACCTGGGTCATCACCGGGCATAGCGAACGGCGCGAGGCGCGGGGCGAAACGAACGCCGACATCGCGGCCAAGGCGCTGGCGGCCAAGGCGGCGGGCCTGAAGGTCATCTTGTGCGTGGGCGAAAGCCTGGACGTGCGCGACGCGGGCGACGCGGAAGCCGTGGTGTCGGCGCAGTTGCTGGCGTCGCTGCCCGAAGGCGCGGCGGCGGACTGGCTGGCGGTCGCCTATGAACCCATCTGGGCGATCGGCACCGGCCGTATCCCGACGATGGAGGCTGTGGAAACCATGCACGCCGCGCTGCGCGCCGCGCTCGCCACTCGTATCGGCGCGGAGGCGGACAAGATGCGCATTCTCTATGGCGGGTCGATGAATGGCGCGAATGCGGCCGAATTGCTGGCGATCGCCGATGTCGACGGCGGCCTGATCGGCGGCGCGAGCCTGACGGCCGAGAAATTCGCGCCGATCATCGAGGCGGCCGATGCCAGGGTGACGGCGTCGGTTTGATCCGCTGCAATCTTCGATAAACATCCGTTCGTCCTGAGTAGCCACTGAGCTTGTCGAAGTGGCATATCGAAGGAGCGGGCGTGGTTTGGATGCTTCGATATGAGGCTTCGACTTCGCTCAGCCTCTACTCAGCACGAACGGGATGTTGGAAGCCAATAGAGTCGGGCGTATCCCTCACAGGTTGCCCCCAACGCCCATCGTCGCTATGTGCGCGCCAACGCATTCTAAAGTACCGGACCCCGTCGCATGTTCACCTTCCTTCTCGTCGTGCAGGCCATCATCGCTGCTCTGCTGGTCGCCGTCATCCTGATGCAGAAGTCGGAAGGCGGCGGTCTGGGCGTGGGCGGCAGCCCGGCGGGCCTGATGTCGGCGCGCGGCGCGGCGGATTTCCTGACCCGGTCGACCACGGTGCTGGCGACGATTTTCGTTACCCTGTCGATCGTCATGGCGGTGATCGCATCGGTGCGTCATGCGCCCAGCGACATCGACACCTCGCTGGTGAAGCAGGCTCCGGCCACGCAGAACGCTCCAGCCCCGGCCGGTAATGCCGATCCGCTGGCGGGTGCGGCCAGCAATGCGGCGTCCGCGACGCCCTCGGCTCCGGCGGCCAATGGCGCGGTTCCGTTCGCCAACTAAACCTTTCACCGATCTTTCGATCTTTTTTTAGCGTGCGTGGATTCGCGCGCTTGCCCTTTGTTGTTCCGAAAGGCTAAGCCTCTCCTCCCATGACGCGGTATATTTTCATCACCGGCGGCGTGGTCTCCTCGCTTGGCAAAGGCCTGATGGCCGCTTCGCTTGCAGCGCTGCTGCAGGCGCGAGGTTTCCGTGTGCGAATCCGGAAATTCGACCCCTATCTCAACGTCGATCCGGGCACGATGAGCCCGTATCAGCATGGCGAAGTCTATGTGACCGACGACGGGGCGGAAACCGACCTCGACCTGGGCCATTATGAGCGCTTTACCGGCGTATCGGCGCGCCAGAGCGACAATGTGACGCAGGGCCGCGTCTATCAGACGATCATCCAGCGCGAACGGCGCGGCGACTATCTGGGCGCGACGGTGCAGGTGATCCCGCACGTCACCGACGAGATCAAGGCGTTCGCGCTGGCCGACACCGACGATATCGATTTCGTCCTCTGCGAAATCGGCGGCACGGTGGGCGACATCGAATCGCTGCCCTTCATGGAAGCGATTCGCCAACTACATAACGACCTGGATCGCGGCCAGTCGATCTTCGTCCATGTGACGCTGGTGCCCTATATCGCGGCGGCGGGCGAGCTGAAGACCAAGCCGACCCAGCGCAGCGTGCGCGACCTGACCTCGCTGGGCATCCAGCCCGACATCCTCCTGTGCCGTTGCGAGCATCCGCTGCCCGACAGCGAGCGTCAGAAGATTGCACTGTTCTGCAACGTGCGTCCCGAAGCGGTCATCCCCGCGCTTGACGCCAGCAGCATCTACGCCGTGCCGCATCAATATCACGCCGAAGGGCTGGACGAGGAAGTGTTGCGCGCCTTCGGCATCAAGGATGCGCCCGTGCCCCAGCTTGCCCGCTGGGACGACATCATGGATCGCCAGCAGAACCCCGAAGGCGAAGTGACGATCGGCGTGGTAGGCAAATATGTCGGCCTGCTCGACGCCTACAAGTCGCTGTACGAAGCGCTGAACCATGGCGGCCTGGCCAACCGGGTGAAGGTCAAGGTCAAGTGGATCGACGCCGAATTGTTCGAGAAGGGCGACGACATTGTCGCCAGCCTGGAGCCGATGCACGGCATCCTGGTGCCGGGCGGCTTCGGCGTGCGCGGGTCGGAAGGCAAGATCGCCAGCGTCAAATTCGCGCGCGAACGCAATGTGCCCTTCTTCGGC
Encoded proteins:
- the trpE gene encoding anthranilate synthase component I yields the protein MTAIGGTADGVATARAALMRGESALVWRRQIADTDTPISAALKLFEPDRGDYLLESVEGGAVRGRHSLIGLAPDLVFRANGQSAEINRQWATDRDAFVAQQKGSLDTLRDLVAECRAHMDPALPAALACLVGYFGYETVGLVEKLPRPAANPIGVPDMLFVRPTVILVFDRLADALYLVAPVWKGSFTDADRAIAEALERIDATAARLAAPLPAVPAPAAIADVAVTPVLEPGRYAQMVDRAKDYIVAGDIFQVVLAQRFTSPFTLPPIALYRALRRINPSPFLYYLDLPGFALIGSSPEILVRARDGEVTIRPIAGTRPRGKNAVEDAANRESLLADPKERAEHLMLLDLGRNDVGRVATAGSVTVTDSYTVEFYSHVMHIVSNVVGRLSDDKDAIDALFAGFPAGTVSGAPKVRACEIIAELEPETRGAYAGGVGYFGPDGNMDSCIVLRTAVLKDGVMHVQAGAGIVADSTAEYEQRECEAKSGALLAAAREAVTLARQAGFGQ
- a CDS encoding peptidylprolyl isomerase, whose translation is MLSVFRSFIRSKFGALFAILFLGVIAGAFILGDVTSGKFGSGSMLGGGGTAAKAKGQTLSQTELQDRVQRVFENARRSNPGLQIGDFFAQGGGSQVYDQLVASLTLRAFADDQGVHISKRLVDAQIAQIPAFQDAAGNFSNDNFRALLVRERLTEQALRDDISREILQRQLLAPVGLGVKLTDSMVLPYASLLLEARQGTVAAIPAIAFLDEKNPTDTQLADYYKKNASRFTIPEQRRIRYAVVDAERFAQAAQPTEAEISASYNQNKASYAAKQSRSVEQLVLPTQAGAKAIADQVKGGKSLAAAAQSAGLAVSSLADQSREALTVTAGKAVADSVFAGKQGDLIGPVRGPLGWLLLRVTATKETPARTLDAVRGEIVTALRAQKEKQLLSDFTGKIEDAIANGDSFQEVVKDNGLKLETSPPLLATGKQVKDQAYAAPADIQPLLAPVFAMSADDDAQLIPITADKRYALAAPGEIITAAPPPLAEVKQLVLAQYKLNAGNLKAKALAEQIQAKVAKGAKLADAIAQAGVKLPAPQMLGGRRADIMRGEQRPPAEVAILFAMAANTVKTLPIGQDRGYFVVQLNKIERGDAKNQPALLNQVRTQLAEVVGQEYGQQFERAVEKELGVTRNAKAVEQVRSALAATNSGEQ
- the tpiA gene encoding triose-phosphate isomerase → MSRRKLVVGNWKMNGMREHLDEVEAIGDLAAAHPAVEVGLCLPATLIMAGSEKRGAAFIGAQNCHMDMSGAYTGSLSAEMLAEAGATWVITGHSERREARGETNADIAAKALAAKAAGLKVILCVGESLDVRDAGDAEAVVSAQLLASLPEGAAADWLAVAYEPIWAIGTGRIPTMEAVETMHAALRAALATRIGAEADKMRILYGGSMNGANAAELLAIADVDGGLIGGASLTAEKFAPIIEAADARVTASV
- the secG gene encoding preprotein translocase subunit SecG encodes the protein MFTFLLVVQAIIAALLVAVILMQKSEGGGLGVGGSPAGLMSARGAADFLTRSTTVLATIFVTLSIVMAVIASVRHAPSDIDTSLVKQAPATQNAPAPAGNADPLAGAASNAASATPSAPAANGAVPFAN
- a CDS encoding CTP synthase, producing the protein MTRYIFITGGVVSSLGKGLMAASLAALLQARGFRVRIRKFDPYLNVDPGTMSPYQHGEVYVTDDGAETDLDLGHYERFTGVSARQSDNVTQGRVYQTIIQRERRGDYLGATVQVIPHVTDEIKAFALADTDDIDFVLCEIGGTVGDIESLPFMEAIRQLHNDLDRGQSIFVHVTLVPYIAAAGELKTKPTQRSVRDLTSLGIQPDILLCRCEHPLPDSERQKIALFCNVRPEAVIPALDASSIYAVPHQYHAEGLDEEVLRAFGIKDAPVPQLARWDDIMDRQQNPEGEVTIGVVGKYVGLLDAYKSLYEALNHGGLANRVKVKVKWIDAELFEKGDDIVASLEPMHGILVPGGFGVRGSEGKIASVKFARERNVPFFGICLGMQMACIEGARNTAGIADASTTEFGDTSEPVVGLITEWMSAEGLQQRTADTDLGGTMRLGAYPAKLTGNSVVAGIYGTDDISERHRHRYEVNAGYREPLEKGGLIFSGMSPDGTLPEIVERPDHPWFVGVQFHPELKSKPFDPHPLFASFIEAAVKQSRLV